From Scomber scombrus chromosome 6, fScoSco1.1, whole genome shotgun sequence, the proteins below share one genomic window:
- the jph3b gene encoding junctophilin-3 isoform X1, whose translation MSTGGRFNFDDGGSYCGGWEEGKAHGHGICTGPKGQGEYCGSWAHGFELLGVYTWPSGNTYQGTWAQGKRHGVGVENKGRWVYKGEWTHGFKGRYGVRESTGTSGKYEGTWNNGLQDGYGTETYSDGGTFQGQWVGGMRHGYGVRQSVPYGMAAVIRSPLRTSINSLRSGSEHSNGTALLDRTGAVVPGPPPVPGTLSTSVSMCSTGSSGSSPAVSRGGFVLTAHSEAELLKGKRKGGLFRRSILSGLKLRKSESRSSLASQRSKQSSFRSEAGMSTVSSAASDINSTISLGDADAELAAADDDVDATATETYCGEWKNDKRTGFGVSRRSDGLQYEGEWLSNKRHGYGCTAFPDGTKEEGKYKQNILVSGKRKNLIPLRASKIREKVDRAVEGAQKAADIARQKSEIALSRTAHAQGKAEAAVGAAHKAQEESRMARVTAKQFSPSFQHPGNGMEVQRPKRQVSSEVEGEGLSSSAGTADSPDLYVKSTGSDDPSNATPDLSPPSSSPPHTPPPPARPAQRSKSARFHRQTAVDHGDKAKEAAERGEKGGGGGGQTEIQVLMEGGGAGAEDGRGGKGEYSRANSWTEDKRKGMLSKAGGGRGASRTNGHKHSSSNHKSREHSSSNHRQARGDRWTESSSSASWTSAHRGVHGRGGRLLEQDEEKISNYEMEMKPLQPRDSTTHKPHGHGEEKQGHSHAQGEGRSNTVQRQRHKNRDGREGREGKEGREGGKDSAHKLDRPGEKMDSRPLRRDLTLSPPLKSSPITPDQQDLGLMQTKGNSAYSSILVVMVILLNIGVAILFIHFFI comes from the exons ATGTCCACTGGCGGCAGGTTCAACTTTGACGATGGGGGGTCATACTGCGGAGGGTGGGAAGAGGGCAAGGCGCATGGCCACGGGATCTGCACGGGACCCAAGGGCCAGGGCGAGTACTGCGGGTCCTGGGCCCACGGCTTTGAGCTGTTGGGTGTCTACACTTGGCCCAGTGGAAACACCTACCAGGGCACCTGGGCTCAGGGCAAGAGACATGGCGTGGGCGTCGAGAATAAAGGCCGCTGGGTGTACAAGGGCGAGTGGACGCACGGCTTTAAGGGACGCTACGGCGTACGGGAGAGCACGGGGACCAGCGGGAAGTACGAGGGGACGTGGAACAACGGGCTGCAAGACGGATACGGAACAGAGACCTATTCAGATGGAG GAACATTTCAGGGCCAGTGGGTTGGTGGGATGCGACATGGCTACGGCGTTCGTCAGAGTGTCCCCTATGGCATGGCGGCCGTCATTCGCTCCCCACTCCGTACCTCCATAAACTCTCTCCGCTCCGGTTCGGAGCACAGCAATGGTACAGCTCTGCTAGACCGGACCGGGGCGGTGGTTCCTGGTCCTCCTCCTGTTCCGGGCACCTTGTCCACCAGCGTCTCCATGTGCAGTACAggcagcagtggcagcagccCTGCAGTGTCTCGTGGAGGCTTCGTACTGACGGCACACAGCGAGGCTGAGCTGCTGAAGGGGAAGAGGAAGGGCGGGCTGTTCCGGAGGTCCATTCTGTCTGGGCTCAAGTTGAGGAAGTCTGAGTCCAGGAGCTCCCTGGCCTCCCAGAGGTCTAAACAGAGCTCGTTCAGGAGCGAGGCTGGGATGAGTACTGTATCTTCTGCTGCATCTGATATCAACTCTACTATCAG TCTCGGAGATGCAGATGCAGAGTTGGCAGCGGCTGACGACGATGTGGATGCCACGGCAACAGAGACCTACTGCGGGGAATGGAAGAATGACAAGCGGACGGGATTCGGTGTGAGCCGGCGGTCAGACGGGCTGCAGTACGAGGGGGAGTGGCTCAGCAACAAACGCCATGGCTACGGCTGCACCGCGTTTCCTGATGGTacaaaagaggaagggaagtaCAAGCAGAATATCCTGGTGAGCGGCAAGAGGAAGAACCTGATCCCACTACGGGCCAGTAAGATCAGAGAGAAGGTGGACCGAGCTGTAGAAGGAGCACAGAAGGCAGCTGACATCGCCCGGCAGAAGTCTGAGATCGCTCTCTCCAG GACGGCTCATGCGCAGGGTAAAGCAGAGGCGGCGGTAGGAGCGGCTCACAAAGCCCAGGAGGAGAGTCGCATGGCCAGGGTCACCGCCAAGCAGTTCTCCCCCTCTTTCCAGCACCCAGGAAACg GCATGGAGGTGCAGCGCCCGAAACGTCAGGTGTCCAGTGAGGTGGAGGGTGAGGGTTTGTCGAGTAGCGCTGGCACCGCAGACAGCCCCGACCTGTATGTGAAGAGCACAGGCTCGGACGACCCCTCAAACGCCACCCCTGACCTCAGTCCCCCTTCTTCCTCACCACCTCACACCCCACCTCCCCCCGCGCGGCCAGCCCAGCGCAGCAAGAGTGCCCGTTTCCACCGGCAGACCGCCGTCGACCACGGGGACAAGGCGAAAGAGGCGGCAGAAAGGGGTGAGAAAGGTGGGGGGGGAGGAGGGCAGACGGAGATCCAGGTGTTGATGGAGGGAGGCGGCGCGGGAGCGGAAGATGGcagaggagggaagggggagTACTCGCGGGCTAACAGCTGGACCGAGGACAAGAGGAAAGGGATGCTGTCCAAAGCAGGAGGTGGACGAGGAGCGAGCCGGACCAacggacacaaacacagctccTCCAATCACAAGTCTAGGGAGCACAGCTCCTCCAATCACAGACAGGCCAGGGGAGACAGGTGGACAGAGTCGTCCTCATCTGCATCTTGGACGTCCGCGCACAGGGGCGTGCACGGTAGGGGAGGCCGGCTGCTGGAGCAGGATGAGGAGAAAATCAGCAACTAcgagatggagatgaagcctTTACAGCCCAGAGACTCCACTACCCACAAGCCCCATGGGCACGGGGAAGAGAAACAAGGGCACAGTCATGCTCAAGGAGAGGGGCGTTCGAACACCGTGCAGCGACAGAGGCACAAGAACCGTGAtgggagggaagggagagaggggaaagaggggagggaggggggtaaAGACTCAGCGCACAAGCTGGACAGACCAGGGGAGAAGATGGATTCCCGGCCTCTACGTCGGGACCTCaccctctccccccctctgaAGTCCTCCCCCATTACGCCAGATCAGCAGGACCTCGGCCTCATGCAGACCAAAGGCAACTCG
- the jph3b gene encoding junctophilin-3 isoform X2 produces MSTGGRFNFDDGGSYCGGWEEGKAHGHGICTGPKGQGEYCGSWAHGFELLGVYTWPSGNTYQGTWAQGKRHGVGVENKGRWVYKGEWTHGFKGRYGVRESTGTSGKYEGTWNNGLQDGYGTETYSDGGTFQGQWVGGMRHGYGVRQSVPYGMAAVIRSPLRTSINSLRSGSEHSNGTALLDRTGAVVPGSSGSSPAVSRGGFVLTAHSEAELLKGKRKGGLFRRSILSGLKLRKSESRSSLASQRSKQSSFRSEAGMSTVSSAASDINSTISLGDADAELAAADDDVDATATETYCGEWKNDKRTGFGVSRRSDGLQYEGEWLSNKRHGYGCTAFPDGTKEEGKYKQNILVSGKRKNLIPLRASKIREKVDRAVEGAQKAADIARQKSEIALSRTAHAQGKAEAAVGAAHKAQEESRMARVTAKQFSPSFQHPGNGMEVQRPKRQVSSEVEGEGLSSSAGTADSPDLYVKSTGSDDPSNATPDLSPPSSSPPHTPPPPARPAQRSKSARFHRQTAVDHGDKAKEAAERGEKGGGGGGQTEIQVLMEGGGAGAEDGRGGKGEYSRANSWTEDKRKGMLSKAGGGRGASRTNGHKHSSSNHKSREHSSSNHRQARGDRWTESSSSASWTSAHRGVHGRGGRLLEQDEEKISNYEMEMKPLQPRDSTTHKPHGHGEEKQGHSHAQGEGRSNTVQRQRHKNRDGREGREGKEGREGGKDSAHKLDRPGEKMDSRPLRRDLTLSPPLKSSPITPDQQDLGLMQTKGNSAYSSILVVMVILLNIGVAILFIHFFI; encoded by the exons ATGTCCACTGGCGGCAGGTTCAACTTTGACGATGGGGGGTCATACTGCGGAGGGTGGGAAGAGGGCAAGGCGCATGGCCACGGGATCTGCACGGGACCCAAGGGCCAGGGCGAGTACTGCGGGTCCTGGGCCCACGGCTTTGAGCTGTTGGGTGTCTACACTTGGCCCAGTGGAAACACCTACCAGGGCACCTGGGCTCAGGGCAAGAGACATGGCGTGGGCGTCGAGAATAAAGGCCGCTGGGTGTACAAGGGCGAGTGGACGCACGGCTTTAAGGGACGCTACGGCGTACGGGAGAGCACGGGGACCAGCGGGAAGTACGAGGGGACGTGGAACAACGGGCTGCAAGACGGATACGGAACAGAGACCTATTCAGATGGAG GAACATTTCAGGGCCAGTGGGTTGGTGGGATGCGACATGGCTACGGCGTTCGTCAGAGTGTCCCCTATGGCATGGCGGCCGTCATTCGCTCCCCACTCCGTACCTCCATAAACTCTCTCCGCTCCGGTTCGGAGCACAGCAATGGTACAGCTCTGCTAGACCGGACCGGGGCGGTGGTTCCTG gcagcagtggcagcagccCTGCAGTGTCTCGTGGAGGCTTCGTACTGACGGCACACAGCGAGGCTGAGCTGCTGAAGGGGAAGAGGAAGGGCGGGCTGTTCCGGAGGTCCATTCTGTCTGGGCTCAAGTTGAGGAAGTCTGAGTCCAGGAGCTCCCTGGCCTCCCAGAGGTCTAAACAGAGCTCGTTCAGGAGCGAGGCTGGGATGAGTACTGTATCTTCTGCTGCATCTGATATCAACTCTACTATCAG TCTCGGAGATGCAGATGCAGAGTTGGCAGCGGCTGACGACGATGTGGATGCCACGGCAACAGAGACCTACTGCGGGGAATGGAAGAATGACAAGCGGACGGGATTCGGTGTGAGCCGGCGGTCAGACGGGCTGCAGTACGAGGGGGAGTGGCTCAGCAACAAACGCCATGGCTACGGCTGCACCGCGTTTCCTGATGGTacaaaagaggaagggaagtaCAAGCAGAATATCCTGGTGAGCGGCAAGAGGAAGAACCTGATCCCACTACGGGCCAGTAAGATCAGAGAGAAGGTGGACCGAGCTGTAGAAGGAGCACAGAAGGCAGCTGACATCGCCCGGCAGAAGTCTGAGATCGCTCTCTCCAG GACGGCTCATGCGCAGGGTAAAGCAGAGGCGGCGGTAGGAGCGGCTCACAAAGCCCAGGAGGAGAGTCGCATGGCCAGGGTCACCGCCAAGCAGTTCTCCCCCTCTTTCCAGCACCCAGGAAACg GCATGGAGGTGCAGCGCCCGAAACGTCAGGTGTCCAGTGAGGTGGAGGGTGAGGGTTTGTCGAGTAGCGCTGGCACCGCAGACAGCCCCGACCTGTATGTGAAGAGCACAGGCTCGGACGACCCCTCAAACGCCACCCCTGACCTCAGTCCCCCTTCTTCCTCACCACCTCACACCCCACCTCCCCCCGCGCGGCCAGCCCAGCGCAGCAAGAGTGCCCGTTTCCACCGGCAGACCGCCGTCGACCACGGGGACAAGGCGAAAGAGGCGGCAGAAAGGGGTGAGAAAGGTGGGGGGGGAGGAGGGCAGACGGAGATCCAGGTGTTGATGGAGGGAGGCGGCGCGGGAGCGGAAGATGGcagaggagggaagggggagTACTCGCGGGCTAACAGCTGGACCGAGGACAAGAGGAAAGGGATGCTGTCCAAAGCAGGAGGTGGACGAGGAGCGAGCCGGACCAacggacacaaacacagctccTCCAATCACAAGTCTAGGGAGCACAGCTCCTCCAATCACAGACAGGCCAGGGGAGACAGGTGGACAGAGTCGTCCTCATCTGCATCTTGGACGTCCGCGCACAGGGGCGTGCACGGTAGGGGAGGCCGGCTGCTGGAGCAGGATGAGGAGAAAATCAGCAACTAcgagatggagatgaagcctTTACAGCCCAGAGACTCCACTACCCACAAGCCCCATGGGCACGGGGAAGAGAAACAAGGGCACAGTCATGCTCAAGGAGAGGGGCGTTCGAACACCGTGCAGCGACAGAGGCACAAGAACCGTGAtgggagggaagggagagaggggaaagaggggagggaggggggtaaAGACTCAGCGCACAAGCTGGACAGACCAGGGGAGAAGATGGATTCCCGGCCTCTACGTCGGGACCTCaccctctccccccctctgaAGTCCTCCCCCATTACGCCAGATCAGCAGGACCTCGGCCTCATGCAGACCAAAGGCAACTCG